In the Urocitellus parryii isolate mUroPar1 chromosome 1, mUroPar1.hap1, whole genome shotgun sequence genome, TTAGCCAGGACGTTTATAGGGTTAGCCTCCGGGAAGACGTGCCTCCAGGCACCTCAGTTCTAAGGGTGATGGCCACTGATCGGGATGAGGGCATCAATGCAGAGTTCACCTACTCTTTCCTTGGAGTGGCTGTCAAAGCCCAAGGTGTGTTCTACCTGGATTCCAGTACTGGAAACATTGTAACTCACCAGCCTTTGGATTTTGAAGAAGTAGAAAGATACACAATGAATGTAGAAGTAAAGGACCGTGGATCTCTCTCTACACAGTGTAAAATAATCATAGAGGTTCTAGATGAAAATGACAACAGCCCAGAAATAATAATCACTTCTTTATCTGATCAGATTTTGGAAGATTCCCCTCATGGAATGGTTGTGGCCCTCTTCAAAACACGGGACCGAGATTCCGGGGAAAACGCAGAAGTCACTTGTAGTTTAAGTAGAAACGGTCCATTTAAGATACATTCTTCTTCCAACAATTACTACAAGTTAGTAACAGATGGGGCCCTGGACCGGGAGCAGACCCCAGCATATAACCTTACCATCACAGCCACTGACAAAGGCAAACCACCCCTCTCGTCCGACATAACCTTCACCCTGCACATCACTGATGTGAATGACAACGCTCCCATTTTCCAAAAGTCCACCTACCTGGTCCATGTACCAGAAAACAACCAGCCTGGGGCCTCCATAACCCAGGTCGGAGCGTGGGATCCAGATCTGGGACCCAATGGCCAAGTCTCCTACTCTATTATTGCCAGCGACCTGGAACCCAAAACATTGTCGTCCTATGTGTCGGTGAACGCGCAGAGCGGAGTGGTGTTCGCACAGCGCTCCTTTGACCACGAGCAGCTGAGAGCCTTCGAGCTGACGATACAGGCGCGAGACCAGGGCTTGCCGGCTCTCAGCACCAACGTGAGTCTGCGTGTGTTGGTGGATGACCGCAATGACAACGCTCCCCGAGTATTGTACCCGGCGCTGGGGCCCGACGGTTCCGCGCTGTTCGATACGGTTCCTCGAGCCGCACAGCCCGATTACCTGGTCACCAAAGTGGTGGCGGTTGACGCTGACGCAGGTCACAATGCTTGGCTCTCTTACCATTTATTGCAGGCGACGGATCCCGGGCTTTTCAGCCTGGGACTACGCACGGGCGAGGTGCGCACTGTGCGTCCCCTGACCGACAAAGATGCATCCCGCCACCGCCTGCTAGTCGCTGTGAGTGATGGTGGACAGCCGCCCCTCTCAGCGACCGCCACGCTGCTCTTAATCTTCGCTGATAGCCTACAGGAGGCTCTGCCGGACATCGCAGACCACCCTATTCCCTCTGATCCTCAGGCAGAGCTGCAGTTTTACCTGGTTGTGGCTTTGGCCTTGATCTCGGTGCTCTTCCTTCTAGCAGTGATTCTGGCTATTTCTTTGCGTTTGAGGCAGTATTCCAACCCTGTACCCAGAGGCTGCTTTGGATCAGTTTTCTGCTCAAAGTCTGGACCCGTGCTGCCCCCCAATTACAGCGATGGAACGTTGCCCTATGCCTGTAATATGCGTGGACACGGGGATCAAACTAACCCggaatttaattttcttacttCTGTTAATAATTTTCCTGCGGTACAAGATATTCTCAACAAAGATAGCTCTTCAGTGTTGTTGGCTAGCATTTTACCTCCTGGTGTTGAAGCAGAGAAGAACACGCTTGACCAGGTATTTAAAATGAcgatttttatatttcaatatgcCAGTGTAATACAATATAGTACTATTTCATGATTTTAGATAATATTTTGGTGAAGGTCTTAAGATAAATCTAGGTCAAACCTTTGGGTATTACcgttagaaaaaaaagttttcaatgcTTCAAAATCCTCCTACCATACAAaggtattttatagtaaaattattGAGGGTTGGGGGTGTCGCTCCCTATGTTCCATTCCCAACACTCCCCACATATAAACAAGAAATCTCAGAGGAAATATTCATGAAAGTACcttttagttatattttatcATGGTATTTTAAATATCAACCCTAATGCTGtgtaaattttatcaaaagttttatctttattatacTCACAAAAATGGTAAGAATTAGTCATTCATTCTACTTGATAATTTTGTGGGGACCATGCTATCTCCATGTCCACAAATGCCTGCCCACTTCAGTCAGTAAAATTAATTAGAACGAAGTTTTCAGTCCCGgtagtatttgaaatttttaaaaattgaacaagtTCTTTTAATAATCATTACTTTCATAAGTGCTTTTGGTAAACATTTAGCATCTCATTACATAACTATTGTTTGCGGTTTTAAGCTTCATAAATACGTATGATTCACAGAGGTAAGTGTTAACAATTTCTTCAGGAACCGGCACATCAGTTTTTCTTAGTGGTTGCAATAATAAAAGTGAGCTCTAGGCGCCGCTGTTCACCAACCAGGGAATGGGAGGCTGCGAGCTATTGAGCCCCTTCCCCGACCTCTACTACACAAAGCAGAATAAGATGGATACTCACAGATCCTGATGCTGGAAACTTAAAAGCACTTTCCTTCGCTTTCTAATATATTTTGGATGCGGACGGCCTGGGACCTCGTGGACAGACACGTAAGCTGATTCAGAACAAACCCGCTCTAGACACTGCGGATTATCGGCTCGATCCCGGCCATGGCGAATCCGCCCCAGAGCCTGGAACGCAGCGCCCTGGTGCTGCTGTGTATTTTCCTGGGGACGCTGCGGGAATCTGGAGCCGGACACGTCCGATACTCTGTGCTAGAAGAGGTGGACAAAGGCTTCTTCGTGGGCAACATCTCCAAGGACCTAGGGTTGGAGCCCCGGGAGCTGACCGACCGCGGAGTCCGCATCATCTCCCGGGAGAAGACGCAGCTTTTCGCTCTGAATCCGCGAGGTGGCAGCTTGATCACCGCGGGTAGGATAGACCGGGAGGAGCTCTGTGAAACGGTTTCCTCCTGCTTTTTAAATATGGAGATTCTTGTGGAGGACACCCTGAAGATTTATGGAGTGGAGGTAGAAATAATGGATGTTAATGATAATGCTCCCAGCTTCCGGGAAGAGGAAATAGAGATAAAAGTCAGTGAGCACGCAGCTCCTGGATCGAGATTTCCTCTACCTAACGCTAGGGATCCAGATGTGGGAGCGAACTCTCTCCAGAGCTACCAACTCAGCCCTAATAGTTACTTTTCCTTGCAAATGAGAGGCGGAACTGATGGGGCCAAGAATCCAGAGCTAGTGCTGGAGCGAGGTCTGGACCGGGAGAAAGAGGCggctcacctcctcctcctcacagccttAGATGGAGGCGATCCCATCCGCAAGGGCTCAGTTCCCATTCGCGTGGTGGTCCTGGATGTAAATGACCACATCCCAAAGTTTACACAGTCTGTGTATAGAGTGAGTGTTCCTGAAAACCTCAGCTCTGGAACTCGAGTGCTCGTGGTAAATGCGACGGATCCAGATGAGGGTCTCAACGGGGAAGTGATGTATTCGTTCCAGAATACAGAAAGCAAAGCTTCTGAAATATTCCAGTTGAATTCTCAAACTGGCGAAGTTCTAGTACAGGGGCCTctggattttgaaaaatataggtTCTATGAGATGGAAATTCAAGGCCAAGATGGTGGCGGTCTCTCGACCACTGCTAAGATGTTCGTTACAGTTTTGGATGTGAATGATAATGCTCCAGAAATAACTATCACCTCTTCTATTGATTCAGTGTTGGAAAATTCGCCTCCAGGTACAGTAATTGCTCTTCTAAATGTGCAAGATCGAGATTCTGGAGAAAATGGTCAGGTCTCCTGTTTCATTCCTAACAATCTCCCTTTTAAGTTAGAAAAAACTTATGGAAATTATTACAAGTTAATAACAAACAGCGAGCTGGACAGAGAGCAAGTCCAGAGCTATAACATAACATTGTCAGCCAAAGACCAAGGAAGTCCATCCCTATCTACAGAAATTCACCTCTTACTGAATGTGGGAGACAAGAACGATAACCCTCCAGTCTTCACTCGCTCTTCTTACTCTACCTATGTTTCTGAAAACAATCCTAGAGGATCCTCCATTTTCTCAGTGACCGCTCTTGACCCAGATAGCAAAGAGAATGCCCAGGTCACTTATTCTGTCACAGAAGACATGATCCAAGGGGCACCTCAGTCCTCCTATGTATCTATCAACTCGGATACTGGGGTGCTGTATGCATTGCGCTCTTTTGACTATGAGCAGTTCCAAAACCTACAACTGAGAGTGACTGCATGTGATAGCGGGGACCCACCACTCAGCAGCAATGTGTCAGTGAATCTGTTCATACTGGACCAGAATGACAACATTCCTGAGATCTTGTATCCCATCCTCCCCACTGATGGTTCCACTGGGGTGGAGTTAGCACCCCGATCTGCAGAGCCTGGATACCTGGTGACCAAAGTGGTGGCAGTGGATAGAGACTCAGGACAGAATGCCTGGCTGTCCTACCGCCTGCTCAAAACCAGCGAGCCTGGGCTCTTCACGGTGGGGCTGCACACAGGTGAGGTGCGCACTGCCCGGAACCTACTGGAAAAAGATGCACTCAAGCAGAGCCTCGTGGTGGCCGTCCAGGACCATGGTCAACCTCCCCTCTCAGCCACTGTGACGCTCACAGTGGCAGTGGCTGACAGTATCCCAGAAGTCCTGGCCGACTTGGGCAGTCTGGAGTCTTCCACCAACCCAGATGAATCAGGCCTCACACTCTACCTAGTTGTGGCCATCACAGCGGTCTCCTGCATCTTCCTCATCTTTGTCATTGCGTTGCTGGCACTCAGACTGAGGCACTGGCATTCCTCACGTTTGCTCCAGGGAGCAGGCAGTGGGTTAGGGGGCACGCCCGCCTCTCACTTTGTGGGTGTAGAGGGGGTGCATGCTTTCCTACAGACCTATTCCCATGAGGTGTCCCTCACTGCTGACTCTCGGAAGAGCCACCTGATCTTCCCGCAGCCCAACTATGCAGACACGCTCATCAGCCAGGAGAGCTGTGAGAAAAGCGAGCCTCTCTTGATAGCTGAAGACTCAGCTACTGTTTTAGGCAAACATGACCCAACAAACAATCAGGTGAGATTTATTCTACCCAATTGTTAATGCGTTGGTACAAGGGttttaagggatttttttcaGAGCCTGTTAAGAAAACTGGGTTTAGGGCAGGTGAAAGTTCATACACATTTAGAATATCCATGAGTTCTTGTACTTTACCTTTCATCAGATTTTC is a window encoding:
- the LOC113179652 gene encoding protocadherin gamma-B7 isoform X5; this translates as MGGSCAQRRCAGRGQVLFPWLLPLFYSALGEPIRYSIPEELAKGSVVGNLAKDLGLSVLDVSARKLRVSAEKLHFNVDAQSGDLLVKDRIDREQICKERRRCELQLEAVVENPLNIFHVVVMIEDINDHAPQFLKDEIILEISESVSPGMGTILESAEDPDIGMNSLNKYQLGPNEYFSLVVKDNSDGDKYPELLLQKTLDRETQSTHHLVLTALDGGNPPLSGTIQIRIIVVDANDNPPVFSQDVYRVSLREDVPPGTSVLRVMATDRDEGINAEFTYSFLGVAVKAQGVFYLDSSTGNIVTHQPLDFEEVERYTMNVEVKDRGSLSTQCKIIIEVLDENDNSPEIIITSLSDQILEDSPHGMVVALFKTRDRDSGENAEVTCSLSRNGPFKIHSSSNNYYKLVTDGALDREQTPAYNLTITATDKGKPPLSSDITFTLHITDVNDNAPIFQKSTYLVHVPENNQPGASITQVGAWDPDLGPNGQVSYSIIASDLEPKTLSSYVSVNAQSGVVFAQRSFDHEQLRAFELTIQARDQGLPALSTNVSLRVLVDDRNDNAPRVLYPALGPDGSALFDTVPRAAQPDYLVTKVVAVDADAGHNAWLSYHLLQATDPGLFSLGLRTGEVRTVRPLTDKDASRHRLLVAVSDGGQPPLSATATLLLIFADSLQEALPDIADHPIPSDPQAELQFYLVVALALISVLFLLAVILAISLRLRQYSNPVPRGCFGSVFCSKSGPVLPPNYSDGTLPYACNMRGHGDQTNPEFNFLTSVNNFPAVQDILNKDSSSVLLASILPPGVEAEKNTLDQQAPPNTDWRFSQAQRPGTSGSQNGDETGTWPNNQFDTEMLQAMILASASEAADGSSTLGGGAGTMGLSARYGPQFTLQHVPDYRQNVYIPGSNATLTNAPGKRDGKTPAGGNGNKKKSGKKEKK
- the LOC113179652 gene encoding protocadherin gamma-A11 isoform X2, with translation MANPPQSLERSALVLLCIFLGTLRESGAGHVRYSVLEEVDKGFFVGNISKDLGLEPRELTDRGVRIISREKTQLFALNPRGGSLITAGRIDREELCETVSSCFLNMEILVEDTLKIYGVEVEIMDVNDNAPSFREEEIEIKVSEHAAPGSRFPLPNARDPDVGANSLQSYQLSPNSYFSLQMRGGTDGAKNPELVLERGLDREKEAAHLLLLTALDGGDPIRKGSVPIRVVVLDVNDHIPKFTQSVYRVSVPENLSSGTRVLVVNATDPDEGLNGEVMYSFQNTESKASEIFQLNSQTGEVLVQGPLDFEKYRFYEMEIQGQDGGGLSTTAKMFVTVLDVNDNAPEITITSSIDSVLENSPPGTVIALLNVQDRDSGENGQVSCFIPNNLPFKLEKTYGNYYKLITNSELDREQVQSYNITLSAKDQGSPSLSTEIHLLLNVGDKNDNPPVFTRSSYSTYVSENNPRGSSIFSVTALDPDSKENAQVTYSVTEDMIQGAPQSSYVSINSDTGVLYALRSFDYEQFQNLQLRVTACDSGDPPLSSNVSVNLFILDQNDNIPEILYPILPTDGSTGVELAPRSAEPGYLVTKVVAVDRDSGQNAWLSYRLLKTSEPGLFTVGLHTGEVRTARNLLEKDALKQSLVVAVQDHGQPPLSATVTLTVAVADSIPEVLADLGSLESSTNPDESGLTLYLVVAITAVSCIFLIFVIALLALRLRHWHSSRLLQGAGSGLGGTPASHFVGVEGVHAFLQTYSHEVSLTADSRKSHLIFPQPNYADTLISQESCEKSEPLLIAEDSATVLGKHDPTNNQQAPPNTDWRFSQAQRPGTSGSQNGDETGTWPNNQFDTEMLQAMILASASEAADGSSTLGGGAGTMGLSARYGPQFTLQHVPDYRQNVYIPGSNATLTNAPGKRDGKTPAGGNGNKKKSGKKEKK